Within the Armatimonadota bacterium genome, the region GTTCAGCATCCGTGAGCTGATCGCACGGGTCAGGACGCACCTTCGCCGGCAGAAGGGCCCCACCGGAAGGAAGAAGCCGATTTCCGTCGCCGATGTTCATATCGATCCCGTGAAGCACCGCGTGACCGTTCGTGGCGAGGCCGTCGAGCTGACGCCGAAGGAGTTCAAGCTGCTGAGCCTGCTGGCGGGCCATCCCGACCAGGTCGTCTCGCGAGACACGCTGCTCGATCGAGTCTGGGGAGAAGAGGCCTTTGTGGACCAGCGCACGGTGGATGTTCACGTTCGCTGGCTGCGCACCAAGGTAGAGGAAGACCCCTCGAACCCCAAACGCATCCTAACCCAACGCGGTTTCGGATATAAGTTCAGCAGTGAGTGAAAGTGATGGGGTTGGCATGAGAACGACGCCGGGGGCGGCGGACCTCGGTCCTTCTGCCCAACCCTCTCTGCCCCTCGATGCGCTGCTCGAGTCGTTGCTGCACAACACCGGCACGGCGATAGCGGTGCTGGACCCGAAAGATTCGGTCACCCTCGCCAACGAAGCGGCGCGCAGGTTCCTGCACGTCTCACCAACGAAGGGCGTTCGGTCGCTTCCCAAGGCCATTAGGGGTCTTGTCGCCACGGCCCGCACGAAGGCTCTCGCCCAGTCGGCCGAGATCGGGCCCGTAGATGAGAGCGACCGCCTGCTTTCGGTCGAGGTCCACCTGGTGAAAGGGGCTCGGGACTGGGTGTTGGTTTTGGCTCATGACATCACGGCCCTGCGGTTCCTCGAGCGCGTGCGCCGCGACTTTGTGGCCAACGTCTCTCATGAATTGCGCACGCCGCTCGCCTCAATCAGGGCGATGGCAGAGACCCTGCAGTTCGGCGCAATGGGGGATCCGGAGGTGGCAGACAAGTTCATCGGCACGATCATCAATGAGACGGACCGCCTGGCGCGCATCGCGGAAGACTTGCTGATCCTCTCCGATGCGGAATCTCGGCAGCCGGAGCGGACCAGGTGCGATCTGTCGGCCATCGTTGAGGAGGTCTGCCACCGCTTTGAGCAGCAGG harbors:
- a CDS encoding response regulator transcription factor, whose product is MATSVLDSSRAQRVLVVDDEKPIVEALAYSLRKEGFSVLTAGSGEEGLHLARTTKPDLIILDIMLPAASGFQVCRVLRKESDVPIIMLTAKGEEEDRVLGLDLGADDYMTKPFSIRELIARVRTHLRRQKGPTGRKKPISVADVHIDPVKHRVTVRGEAVELTPKEFKLLSLLAGHPDQVVSRDTLLDRVWGEEAFVDQRTVDVHVRWLRTKVEEDPSNPKRILTQRGFGYKFSSE
- a CDS encoding PAS domain-containing sensor histidine kinase, translated to MRTTPGAADLGPSAQPSLPLDALLESLLHNTGTAIAVLDPKDSVTLANEAARRFLHVSPTKGVRSLPKAIRGLVATARTKALAQSAEIGPVDESDRLLSVEVHLVKGARDWVLVLAHDITALRFLERVRRDFVANVSHELRTPLASIRAMAETLQFGAMGDPEVADKFIGTIINETDRLARIAEDLLILSDAESRQPERTRCDLSAIVEEVCHRFEQQAARAGIKVSATIEPSLMVLASPDQLQQAVLNLVDNAIKYTPQGGAIGVTAWAREREVAVSIQDTGIGIATEHLPRLFERFYRVDKARSRQSGGTGLGLSIVKNIVEGHGGRVEVVSEQGRGSVFTIRLPRQDA